TACCGGCAAAAGAAAACCTGTCTGTAGCAACCGGCTTCCTAAGTATCTCGTGGCTAATGGGATATGCACGCAGGTGACATGCTCCTCTTGTGGAAGTAACGTAACCAAGCGCCATACCGTACGCTCCTCTTGGATCATACCCCGGCAGTTCCATCCTCTTCACTGACATTGATAGATCAGGGCAGCCCTTCGACTCACCAAAACGATATGATCCCTGACCGAGTTCGCTTCCCTCTCCTCTTCCGAAAGCTATGTCAAGTAAAAGACCTGCAATTCTATCCGGAGTGAGTTTCTCTCCGACTATTTCGGAAAAGCATGCGAGAGTCGCACCAGCGGAAATAGTATCCATCCCGGTCTCGTTGCAGATCATGTTCGCTGCGGTAACTGCCCGAAGGTCATCATTCTCGATCAATGCGCTGAAATGCGACATTGTTTCATACTCCGGAAGATGAGTTCCATCCTCTCCGATTCTTTTGCACAGGATATGACATGATTTGCAGCCGTATTTTTTTGGTTTGTATCGACTGGAGAATGCATGGGAGTTCATGGATGAAGCCGGATCAAAACAGGTTCTCCTGAAATTAGCCGTAGGCATCATTCTCCTGCAGCTTATCAGATCATAAAGGGCTGCCGTTCCGCAGTTCTGCAATCCATGCTCCCCCGTTATAGCAGGAGTGGCAGCTACAAGCCTCCTGATATCCTCACTCGCGGATCGGAGCTTCTCCTGATCATGAACAGGAACAATACCGGTTCCTCGGACTGTAATGTATTTGAGATTCTTCGAGGCGCTGACAAGACCGAGTCCTCCTCTGCCAGCGGCAAATGTTCCATCAACCATAATCGATGAGAAAAGAACTCCGTGCTCAGCAGCCGGACCTGTACCCGCAACAGATCCTTTTTCTTTAAGACTTGAGAAAAGCTC
This portion of the Candidatus Aegiribacteria sp. genome encodes:
- a CDS encoding aldehyde ferredoxin oxidoreductase family protein encodes the protein MTGRWGRILHVDLSSGEYRFEEIDPDICRFWIGGKGLAGYYLFPEITRSWNDPEMPLVFMTGPLTGTLVPASGRICVMSKSPLTGAVGDCSVGGSLGWQIKKSGIDGIVITGRSKRLCGIEIYDGNVSIEDAGWLSGAGTDELFSSLKEKGSVAGTGPAAEHGVLFSSIMVDGTFAAGRGGLGLVSASKNLKYITVRGTGIVPVHDQEKLRSASEDIRRLVAATPAITGEHGLQNCGTAALYDLISCRRMMPTANFRRTCFDPASSMNSHAFSSRYKPKKYGCKSCHILCKRIGEDGTHLPEYETMSHFSALIENDDLRAVTAANMICNETGMDTISAGATLACFSEIVGEKLTPDRIAGLLLDIAFGRGEGSELGQGSYRFGESKGCPDLSMSVKRMELPGYDPRGAYGMALGYVTSTRGACHLRAYPISHEILRKPVATDRFSFAGKARIVKIAEDMNAVIDSLTACKFFFFGCSLEEYASAYSAVTGTETSAQDLLSAGERTYFRERMMNAKCGFTSEDDDLPSRFFSETGSSGDGIDIPPLDRKEFLETRSKYYQVRGLDQKGCPLRSKAEELGLEGLL